The Vitis riparia cultivar Riparia Gloire de Montpellier isolate 1030 chromosome 10, EGFV_Vit.rip_1.0, whole genome shotgun sequence genome includes a region encoding these proteins:
- the LOC117924314 gene encoding uncharacterized protein LOC117924314, with product MILYGSPQPFFDRKTSIVSKYISELDDCEKLFIPMHDDCPGHWYLCVIDFKDFDIQILDSLRSKSRDEFRFKSVKKVVEFCQTFFKLYDIGKDVFQFSIDWAPSILTQDNGWDCGVHVIRHMQRFKNGDSMTRSDFCNSAKIRREIACDLVLHEGNREKQTIVAIVCTKTSTRAMKKLLL from the exons ATGATTTTGTACGGGAGTCCTCAACCTTTTTTCGATAGAAAAACATCCATCGTGAGTAAGTACATTAGCGAATTGGATGATTGCGAGAAG CTATTTATTCCAATGCATGACGATTGCCCTGGTCATTGGTATCTGTGCGTCATTGACTTCAAAGACTTTgatatccaaattttggattcattacgATCGAAGAGTCGGGACGAGTTCCGGTTTAAGAGTGTGAAAAAAGTG gttgaattttgtCAGACGTTCTTCAAACTGTATGACATAGGGAAAGATGTCTTCCAATTCTCCATTGATTGGGCTCCTTCCATTCTGACCCAAGATAATGG gtGGGACTGTGGAGTGCATGTCATTAGACATATGCAGAGATTCAAAAATGGTGATTCGATGACGAGATCCGACTTTTGTAATTCTGCTAAAATACGTCGAGAAATAGCATGTGATTTAGTTTTACACGagggaaatagagaaaaacaaaccattgtGGCTATTGTTTGTACAAAGACGTCGACACgagcaatgaaaaaattattattatga
- the LOC117923033 gene encoding protein FAR-RED ELONGATED HYPOCOTYL 3-like yields MQKRIGLLCGKTEMDSSFFYKFNIDEESRLANLFWAISIARMDYACFGDVLAFDTTYRTNAYKKPLVVLVGVNHHHQTVVFGCALLIDESVGTYEWVLETFLEAMMNKKPISVVTDGDKAMRKAIKKVLPDMCHRLCSWHLQRNAFTNVHIKDFSSIFARCMFMRGNEEEFEKVWHEMVANLGLNENRWVIEIYGKRKRWAEAYLRGNFFGGMRTTQRCESMNAYLNRFLKFACDCMSLYNNLISHNENTVKRGKGRVRVEQFFTRAFNQTIHN; encoded by the coding sequence ATGCAGAAGCGCATTGGCTTATTGTGTGGAAAGACAGAAatggattcttcatttttttataaattcaacatTGATGAAGAAAGTCGACTAGCAAATTTGTTTTGGGCTATTTCAATTGCTCGAATGGATTATGCGTGTTTTGGAGATGTCCTAGCATTTGACACAACCTATAGGACAAATGCCTATAAAAAGCCTCTAGTAGTGTTGGTCGGTGTTAATCATCACCACCAAACTGTTGTATTTGGTTGTGCGTTATTGATAGATGAAAGTGTTGGGACATATGAATGGGTGTTGGAGACATTTCTTGAGGCAATGATGAATAAGAAACCCATATCTGTTGTAACCGATGGGGATAAAGCTATGCGTAAGGCAATTAAAAAAGTATTGCCCGATATGTGTCATCGATTGTGTTCATGGCATTTGCAACGAAATGCATTCACGAATGTGCATATTAAGGACTTCTCAAGCATATTTGCAAGGTGCATGTTCATGCGTGGGaatgaagaagaatttgaaaaggttTGGCATGAAATGGTTGCAAATTTGGGACTTAATGAGAATCGTTGGGTGATCGAGATATATGGGAAACGTAAAAGATGGGCAGAGGCGTATTTACGTGGAAATTTCTTTGGAGGGATGAGAACCACACaaaggtgtgagagtatgaatgCATATCTAAATAGATTCTTAAAATTCGCTTGCGACTGTATGAGTTTGTACAACAATTTGATAAGCCATAATGAGAATACGGTAAAACGAGGCAAAGGCAGAGTTCGAGTCGAACAATTCTTCACCCGTGCTTTCAACCAAACTATccataattga